The DNA sequence GCGCAGAATATCGTTGGCTGGCGTGATGAAAACGGCCGTTTCCAGAACCGCCAGCAATTGTTAAAAGTTAGCCGTCTGGGGCCGAAAGCCTTCGAACAGTGCGCGGGCTTCCTGCGCATTAACCAGGGCGAAAACCCGCTGGATGCCTCAACCGTTCACCCGGAAACCTATCCGGTGGTGGAACGTATTTTGAAAGCAACAGAACAGGCGTTGAACGATTTAATGGGCAATCCGTCGGCGCTGCGCAACCTGCGCGCGGTAGATTTTACCGATGAGAAGTTCGGCGTGCCGACCGTGACCGATATTCTTAAAGAACTGGAAAAGCCAGGCCGCGATCCGCGTCCTGAGTTTAAGACCGCCCAGTTTGCCGAAGGCATAGAGACCATGAACGATCTGCTGCCGGGTATGGTGCTGGAAGGCTCGGTAACCAACGTGACCAATTTTGGCGCTTTCGTCGATATCGGCGTGCATCAGGATGGCCTGGTGCATATCTCTTCCCTCGCCAATAAGTTCGTTGATGACCCGCATAAGGTGGTCAAGGCGGGCGATATTGTTAAAGTGAAGGTGATGGAAGTGGATCTGCAACGCAAGCGTATCGCGTTGACCATGCGACTGGACGAACAGCCAGGCGAAACCAACTCACGCCGTGGCAATGCTGCCAGCGGCCGTGAAAATGCACGACCGGCGCAGAATAAATCGCGTCCGCGTCCGGCGGCACAGCCTGCGGGTAACAGCGCCATGGGCGATGCGCTGGCTGCTGCTTTCGGCAAGAAATAGGTATTCAGAGCGGGCTGATGCCCGCTCTGCTCCCTCATCAAAACACCTGCTGCCTCGGGAGCGGGCATAGACGGTAACTTGCTAGCTCACGACGCCTGGAACGAACGACCCGGAGCATGATCAAGGGGCGCTTTGCCCCTCATTTTTCTGGCCAGCACTGGAATCATCTCGCTATATCTTTCTCGTTTACTTTCCAGATACTTTCTCCGCAAGCAAACTTGTTCCACGTCAACTGCATTACGAATCATTCTCACTATGATTGCCGCCATCAATTATCACGGTTAGTCACACAACCAGGGTGGTTATATGCACATCGCGCTTCGTAATCAGTACAAAATTCTCGGTTTCTCGCCGACTATCAGCCCCGAATTCCAACAAAAACTTCTGCTACAGGGTTTGCGACCTGGCTCCAGCTTCCGCGTTACCGCCACCGCGCCCTTTGGC is a window from the Pantoea sp. CCBC3-3-1 genome containing:
- a CDS encoding FeoA domain-containing protein, whose protein sequence is MHIALRNQYKILGFSPTISPEFQQKLLLQGLRPGSSFRVTATAPFGGPVKIENRYAVLALRRQDLSHLQLEDLNG